The following DNA comes from Chitinophaga nivalis.
GGCCTGCAACGGCTGTGGGCAGCCTTCGATACCCTGCAGAAACTGACCTATAGCACCAATGGTCAGCCAGTGAATGAAGAGTTGGATAAGCAGGTACGCAACTGGTGCCTGGAATGCCCGGAATACATGAACGACGACATCAATACCGCCAAGGTATTGGCAAACCTGTTTGAACTGACACCGGTTATCAACTCCCTGAAAAGCGGGCAGATAAAAATGCACGAAATCAGTGAAGATACTTTCCAGTTATTACAACAAACCTGGAAAACCTATCTGATTGATATCCTGGGCTTACAACAGGAAGCCATTGCAGGAGAAGACAACAAACTGGATGGCGTGCTGCAAATGTTGATTGAGATGCGTAAGGAAGCCAAAAGCCGTAAAGACTACGCCGCTTCCGATAAAATCAGGAACGAGCTGCTGGCAGTAGGTATTCAGTTGAAGGATGAAAAAGACGGCACCGTCTCCTACAGTGTTTTATAAGCAAAATATCAGGAAAATAATGCGTAAAGAGCTGATTGTTGCAACAGCGCTGGCCCTCGTGGCCGGCGCCTGTCAACAGAATACAACACCGGCAGACAATATTGCCGACAGCACCGGCGACAGCAAAGTAGTGAAACTGGATATTCCGGTACCTGGCTTTCATGCTGATTCCGCCTACGCCTATACGGAAAAACAGGTGGCTTTCGGTCCCCGGATTCCTAATACACCCGCACAGGCGAAATGTGCCGACTGGCTGATCGGCAATCTGCGGAAATGGGCCGATACGGTTTATGTGCAACGCACCACGGTTACCGGCCCTAAAAATGAGCAACTCCCCTGTATTAACATCATTGCCAGCTTCAACCCTGCAGCCAAACAGCGGATACTGCTGCTGGCACACTGGGATACCCGTCCCTGGGCGGATGAAGATGCCTTCGATAAAACGAAAAAGCCGGATGGCGCCGACGATGGTGCCAGCGGAGCAGGCGTATTACTGGAAGCAGCCCGGCAGTTTCATTTAAAGAAACCGG
Coding sequences within:
- a CDS encoding M28 family peptidase — translated: MRKELIVATALALVAGACQQNTTPADNIADSTGDSKVVKLDIPVPGFHADSAYAYTEKQVAFGPRIPNTPAQAKCADWLIGNLRKWADTVYVQRTTVTGPKNEQLPCINIIASFNPAAKQRILLLAHWDTRPWADEDAFDKTKKPDGADDGASGAGVLLEAARQFHLKKPDAGVDILLVDVEDYGVSEKENSFCLGTQYWAKNPHVKGYKANYGILLDMVGGRGSQFYMEGASQQYAPAQMKMFWDVANKLGYSDFFRYEDRGSFITDDHIYVNTLANIPTFDIIAWQASGNFPSHWHTQNDNMQVIDQKTLKAVGQTILQVIYAQPFSY